CAGAAAGTTCACGGCCTTCTGAACTTTATGGCTGCTTCACATCTGGTCTGTTATTGACGAACAAAAAAAGTAACTGTCGTGTTGTAGCCGACCTCCAGAGCCTTTCCCACCAGTTCCGCAGGTCCATCTTCTTTTGTGACTGGTTTACGCATTCTGACTGTGGCCAGCCATTTGCCCGGAGCGGTCACGCGGATTTTGGCGATTCCCTTGGAAATACGTCCTTGCAGACCATAATTTCCGTCAGCGCCGTACTGCTCCCCGTAAGCTTCGAGCACGGGCAGGCCGCTGCTGAAATCCGCCTCCAAGGGCTGACCGAGCATCAGCACTTTGAATTCCACTTCATCACCCACACGGACTTTGGACAAATCCGTTAACGGTATCATTTCCAGATCATGTCCCACTGGTTTGGGTTCACTCCATGCCCCCACAGGCACAAAAGCCTTGGCGAAACTTTGAAACCGCCAGCACAGTTTGACTTCTTTCGCGTCCTTGATCTGATCGAGCGTTTTCCTCCCCCATTTTTCCCGTCCCTGCTGGTCGGTCCAGACGGCGAACTGCGTTTTCTTAATGGAAGCCGCGATCTGGTATGTGCCCTGAGGGGAGTTTTCATTGAATAAAACTTTGCGGGCGTATGCGTCGCCCGCAAGCATCTTTCCGCCGGGAAAGTTCGCAGTGCTTTTCCCTTCATTCCCCCCAGCAGCCTTGTTCGTATCCGGAGAAAAAGGGAAATCCATTTTTTTCAAGCCAGGGTCGTAAATCGCATATGTATCCAGCATATCGCCTTGTAAAAAATCATCCATGGGCATGGCGTGTCCCCAACCGATATTGGCGACAATGCTTCCCGGCGGATGGGCCATGGATTCGGTTATGTTCACGAAAAAGTTATGCGCCGAGGCGTGATTTGCTCCCAAGAGCGTCAGCAACAGAATGAAAAGGACAAGCTTCTGTTTCATAGTTCCTCCGTTTTTGAAGTTTAGTTTTGTTCCAATTCCAGATCAAAGATGTGCGAAGGCCGGACGAATACGACGCAGGCTGTCTTTGCATGTCGAAGAGCATTCACCGCTGCCCTGCCGACAAGACCTCTCCCCCTTGAAAGAGGGGAAGTGGCGAGGAGAACGCGTTGATATGGAATCGGAATGGCGCGTCCACTCTTCATCCGGCTGAAGTCCGAGCGGATAATGCAGGCCTAGAATTCAACTCGGAGCGCAACTCCTGTCTGATAATTCCTGCCCTCCGCCAACCCAGGGGTGGCCCCTTCGTAATATTCCTCGTCGGTCAGGTTGTTGATCGTCACATACGGCTCCACCACGACATTGTCCGTCAGGCTATATTTATATAATGCCTTGAAATTCAAGATAGTTTTACCGTTCGACGGGTGATACGCCCCCAAATATCGGTATCCGGAACTATTTTTATACTTACCCAGTCTGAGCGCGCTCAAATCCGCAGAAAATCCTTTCAGGTCATGAATACTAACGCCATATGAAAGCACTTCATCCGGTTGTCCAAATAACCTTTTGCCCTTGCCCTTATCTTCCCTCTTCTGTGTTGAATAGGATGAATAAAAACTCAACCAATCCGTGGGGAACACTTCCAACTTGGCCTCCATACCCTCGACATTTGCTTTATTGATATTGTAAAATCTACGATGCATTCCGTATTTTGATTGGACAGCAAGCATATCTGTATAGTCTGTGTCAAAGTAGCTAAATTCAAAGTTTCCCCAACGCGATAATCTTTGCTTAAGCCCAACTTCCCATCCCTTGGCTTTTTCGGGCTTTATATCCGGATTCGGATCTATAAATGCATTGCCGAGCATTTGAACAGCGGAAGGGGGATTAAACGCTTCGGTATAGGAAGCCCAAAGCGTGGTGTAATCATAATTTGTGTTGGCAAAGGGAAAGTAGGACAAGGAAAATCTGGGACTGGTCGAGCTTTTTGAGCTGGACTCGTCATAGGTATACCGATCGTACCTGACCCCGGCGATGGCCAAAATCTGATCTACGGGGCGGTATTCTACCTGACCATAAGGTGCGTAAACGGTTTCCGTTTCTTTGTTTCGGTACGAGAATTTGTGATTTTTTATAGCAAGCCAATCCAGCTTTGTTGTTTTATGTTGCACGCCTGCAACAATTCGCAACTTCTCATCTGGCAGCAGATTTAATGTTCCACGAATTTCATTCTGAAAAAACTTGTTTTCCATTTCTGTATAGTTTTGACGACTCAAGTAATCATTGAGATCAGTCATCCCCCATCCATTATAACCATAAACATAGTCATAGTTATTTTCACCAATACCGCTTGTGAGGTAGAGTGAAAACAAATCCTCAAAATCGCCATTGTAGCTTAAATTTACGCTCTGATAAAGAGCTTCTCCATCCCAGATCTTATGATCATAAGCTTTAAGTTTTTTGTACCATTGCCCCTTTCCTCCACCAATGTGGCGGGCTTCGTTATAGGTATAGTCCAGCGTAAGGGAATGGCTATCGTTAAAGTCGTAATCAAGCCTAGTGTAGAAATTTTTTCTGTCGGATTCGCCATAAGGTATTTTACCTTTGGGGGTTTTAAACTCATCTTTCTTGTCTCCATAAAGGCTGATAATGTAAGAGACGTTCCCAACCCCACCCCCTGTAGTCATACTTCCCAGCAGGGATTTGCCGCTCCCGAAGCCGGACTTGATATTCAGAAACGGGTTATCCTTATCCCCTTTCTTCATGATGATGTTTACTGCACCGCTGATAGCCCGCCCGCCGTGCATGGTGGATTGCGGACCTTTAAGCACTTCGATTCGTTCAATCCCCTCCATGCCGACAAGCCCCGGATCAAGTCCGTAATTTGTCGCAAAATGCCTGCTGTCCCTGCCGTTTATTAAAATCGACGGCATGAATCCGCGAATTTTAATATCGCCCCAGCCCATGCCGCCCCCTGTAGAGAGAGTTGTAGTGCCGGGAATTGTTTTCAGAGCGTCAAAGATGTTGTCCGCATTGGCTTTTATCGCCAAGTCTTCACTGGTCAGCACATCTATACTCGCCGGTGCTTCAGATGTCTTCATTTCCGTCTTGGTCGCCGTGACCACCACATCATCCAGTTTAACCGTCTTTCCTTGAGTCTTATCGGCGGGATTGCCTTGAACTTCCGCCGCAAAACTTTGCAGCGCAAAACTCAAAACCAAGAATAAAGCCAAAATACCTCTTCGCATTTCGCTCTTCCCCCTCTATGCATTATCAGGTTAAATGTTCACGTACATAAAAACATCAACAAGAAAGTTTACTCTGCGCCTGAATGCTAATTTTATATTTGATGATAAATGCATATCGTCGTCATATAATTCAACATTATCACCCATAATATTATGAAATATAGCATATATATACCCAATCATACATCTTCTAGGTGTTATGATAATTATTTTTCCATTTTTATTTAATATTTTAGCGCATTTATTTATAGCGCTGAATTTATTTTCTATAAATTCAAATGACCCAGAAAACAATACAACATCAAACTTATCTTCTACAATAAAGTTTTCTATACTTGTATTACAGCATTTTATTTTTTTTGATAAGCAGAATTGATACATTTCAATATCCGGATCGATACCCATGTAAAACTTATCTTTTGGAATTATTGATGTATATATTCCTGTTCCACAGCCTACATCTAAAATAGATTTGTATTCTATGTTATCCAGTATTAACTTAACAGAATTCATTTCTTTTTTAAGAATATAAGAAAATGGTCCGCTCTGTCTAAACCAGTCATAATTTTTTGGATTATTATAATAAATCATAATCTTTTAATACTCTACGATGATTTGTTACGTATGAAAACAAATACATAAGACTACATATAGTCTTGCGCATATATTCTCTGTAAATTTCCACTTGGTTCGTCGTATAGATAATAATCTCTCTCAGGAAAACATTTCATCAATTCAATATTTCTTGCGCCCAGGTCGTTGGCCATGATTGTTTCCGCCTGCTCAAGGACAGGATCATTCTGGACAAGCTCAAGATACATCCAGGTATCCGCTCCGTACCGGGCAAATATAATTTTAGGACCTTCCGGCAATGCATCCCGGGCCTGATAAAACTGCTTGTAATAGCCATGAAATTTTTCAACTTTGAAAACGTAAAATGCCGGAAGCACCAGAAAAAAACAAAACCCTACTATCAAGGCCGGGTTCAGCAATATGCTCTGCCTGCGCCCTGAAGAAATTCTCATGAGTGCACGCAATCGCGTCAGCCCCAAAAAGCCCAGGCCGATCACGGCAAAGGTAATTCCCGACGAATAAACCAGCTGATAGCCCACGGCATAAAGGACATATACGGCATGGCTCAAAGGCCAGAAAACAAGGGCTTTGAGAGATTGCTTGCGAAGTCGCCCACTGAACACCCAGGGTATTCCCGCTAAAATCGCGCCCCAAGGGGCCATTGAAAAAAACAACAACGGAAGCCGATACTGAAACCATTGTGAAAGTACGGAATGCGTATTGTAGTTATTATACCCTTCACTTGTGCTGACGTATTGCCGGTGATGATGGGCAACAGGGGTATCAAATGGTTTGTCCTGTTTGTTTTCCGGAGCATGTATCCAATACGATTCCGGACAATAATTCTGAAAAAACACAGTATATGGTCCTGTCAGAAAACTGCCTACAGTGACCTTGTTATATCCCATCAGCAACAGCGGTCCAAGACACATGAAAACACAGATCCCTGCCAGATTGGATTTAACGGCCCATGTCTTCCTGATGCGCATCTGAGTCAGAATATACAGAACAGCAGCCAAACCCAAGCCCACTGCATCAAAAGGACGAGCCAGAAAATTTGCGGCCAGAAAAAAGCCCGCAGCAGCCGCCCATTTCCAGGAAAAATTTTTCCCATACCGGATCACACATCCGAACAACAGGGGCGAGAAAAGAAAAACAGCTGCGCTGGAATAATAATTAGCACCTTCCACAAGGCCTTGCATGGTCGTCCCGACGACCAGGGCCACCAACACAGATACGGGAGGTCCGAGCACGGGCCGCAAGGCCCAATAGATCGCAAAGATAGAGGCCAGCAGAATCAAAGGCGGAATAAGTTGGGGAAACCCGATGACAAAACCCCACATCAGCAGAGCAGGGTATCCGGGAAAAGATTTGGCAATGTAAGCAGGATCCGTAAGAATATAGTATGAATAAAAAAATTCCCGAATAGGCGGGACCGGATTTGTCAATCTCCATGCAGCAAATGTTTTTGCATGAAAAATATATGTTGCTTCATCGTTTGTTGCTCCTGTTTCGCTATATACAAATACAGTTATAAGCAGATAAACAACACATATGGTCATTCCGCAAACCGTCAAGCATGTGACAGGACGCTTCCGTAAACATCTCCATATATAATTACTCTCCTCAACCATTACTCTTTTTCTGCTTCTTTTTGCAAAAATAAAATATATGCAGACAATGATCGGAGCAATGACAGATGCAGACTTTGTCAATGATGCATATACAGTTTTTCCTCCCCAATGAAACAATACGGAAAGAAGAACAGCAAAAAATATTATGAAAATTATATGAATACGCTTCAATTTAACTCTCCATTTTGAGACAAGTAATTTTTTATACTTGTAAAGGAAAACTCTTTGCTTATTTTTTCTATCTTTCCATGCATATTTTTTATATTTGCGTATTGAATAAAATAATCTCTGTATTTCATTTTTATTCTCGGCTGTTCAGCATCAAATTCCCATGGATGAAAATAAACAACAACAGGTTTTCCATATTTATTATTGTTCTTGATAAAATATCTGACAAAAATTACCGGCATTGTGCGCAAGAAAAAACCTCCGCTGAAAGGTATGCGTTTTCCTGAAAAATGCATTACCGACGGAGGAATCTCCACTATTGTTCGCTCCTGATCCACGGAATATCTATGAATACATGTGGGTACTTCATTGTCTCCATAGAGAAATGTTTTAAACGGAAACAGACTGGAATCGTATTCAATTCCCTCTTCCGCGAGAATTCGCCAGAACCATTCAAACTCCTTCCTTGCGGACCAGGATGGAGCGCGATACCCACGAATCCGTTCTCCTGTCAGCTCGGCCAGCACTTTCAGGGAACGTTGCAGATCGCTGCGAAACTCCTCCGGGCTTTGATTGTAGACCAGCTTGTGGGCATATCCATGACTGGCAATCTCGTGTCCTTCCGCATGAATTTTTTTTATGAGTTCAGGAAACTTTTCAGCTACATGCCCCAGAACAAAAAAAGTCGCCGTGCAGTTGTTTTTTCTGAATATCGCCAATATTTCTTCTGCAGGCTCCAGAATGCGGGAATCAAAGCTGTCCCATTGAGAAATATCCGCCCCAATCAGACTGGGATGATACCAGTCCTCCAGATCGCACGTCATGATATTTTTATTTACCGGCATGTTCTTCATTATATTTTTTTTCCAGCTCTTCGATAAATGCACGATTCAACGATGCTTCCTGGTTCAGGATACTGCATTTCTCCTTCAGTTTTGAAATTTCAATTGAAAAATAAAATAATATTAAAATTATAAAAGATATTGCCAAAGCAAAAAATAGTGCAGGAGGATATTCCACTTTAAAAAAACATGCTATCTGATCAGCTTTTTCTTCAAAAACAGCCACAAGAAATACAGAAATACTCGATATAATCCAAAGAATTGATATTTCAATCCTCATATATCTTTTAGATATAAATTTAAGCACGATGAGAAGCATAATTATGCTTAAAAAAATAAGGCAAATTTGTACACTGAACGGCATAAAAATCACCTTGAATATTTCCTGGTATGCACAATATATAGAGATAAAAGAATTTTTATAATATAATATAATGGCTTAATGCCGCTATGAATTGATTTTCCCTGCCTGTTTTCATACATGACAACCGGAATTTCTTTTATCCTTGCGCCTGAATGAATGAGATAAACAAGAACATCCGCATCCGGAAAGTCCGAAGGAAAAAAATCATTTCTGGCATAGGAGTGAACCACTTTTTTGGATAACGCCTGATAACCTGATGTAGGATCCGTAATTTTTCTTCTGGTCAGAAGATAAATCAGAATCTGAAAAAATCTTAACCCGATTTTTCTGACTAATTGCATTCTGTATCCTGAATCTTCCAGAAACCTGGAACCAATTGCCAAGTCCGCATGGTTGCGTTCTATTTCCGTTACCAATGCGGAGATATGCTCCGGGTCATGCTGCCCGTCTCCATCAAGTTGAATAACGATGTCGTAGTTTTTGTGAAGAGCGTACTTATATCCTGTTTGCAGAGAAGCCCCGTATCCTGCACGCAGCACGTGATTGACGACATAGGCGTTCTCATACTTTGCAATTTCTTCTGTTTTATCATCAGAGCAATCATTTATTACCAAAACATCCAGATTTCTATGATTCTTGCGTATTCCCCTGATTACTTTTCCAATATTTTTTTCCTCATTGTATGAAGGTATGATAACTATCTTCTTCATAATTTTTTCTCCAAATTAATTGCATATAGAATTACATATAGCATCAGATTTGATTCCCAAACAAACCCCTGTAGCCTTCCAGTTTCAGTAATTCATCATGACTTCCATCTGCTGCAATTTTGCCGTCGGCAATGTAGATGATCCTTGGAAAAATACAAACAGAGGACAATCGGTGCGAGATGATGATTATTGTTTTCCCTTCCATTTGGTTCAGAATCTGATCAATAATTTTTTCTTCCCGAATAGAGTCGATATTTGCCGTAAACTCATCCAGCAGAAGCATTTTCCTGTCCATGAGCATGGCTCGGGCCAGACATAAGCGCACCTTTTCTCCTCCGGACATGGAAAATCCATTCGGCCCAAGATGCGTATGCAATCCGTCCGGCAGGCTTTTGATGAAAGATCGTAAGCCCACAAGGCGTAAAACATTATGAATTTCATCCATGTCTTTTTCTTTTCCCAACGTCAGGTTGAACAAGACATCCGCGTCAAAGAGATAGGCACCCTGGCTGACGGAAGCGATGTTTTCACGCAATGAGATTGCATTTTTATGCGTCACTTCCACGCCACCGATTGTTATCCGCCCGGAATCAGGATAGTGCATGCCGCGCAAAAGAGAGAAAAGAGAACTTTTCCCAATACCTGATCCTCCGACAAGGGCTGTTTTTTCTCCTGAATGTATGGAAAAGTTTATATCTTGCAGCAGAGATTCCCTGTCTCTATATGAGAAATGAATATTTTCAAATTTTATTTCTCCATTATTTATACATGCGGCATCTTCCCCTTCTTGTTCCTTCTCAAGAAAATCAAGAATAACTTTCAGTTGACCACCATAATTCATTGCATATCCAAGCAAAATTCCAGCCTCTGATATTGCATTATTCAGAAAATTCAAAATTATATACATGGAGACAAGCTGGGAAATAGATATATTTCCTTTTCCTATAAGAAGACCTCCGAATATAAAAAACAAAGGGATGACAAGTTGTGGCAAGGAGACTGAAAGCGTATTCACTCCCTCACCCAGAAAGTCAGCCCGCAACCAGCACTTGTTGTGTATTTTTGACAATTCACGAGTCCGGTCGGCGTGCAATTCAGATGTATTAAAAAGCTTTATGGATAAAATTCCGTTCAAGGTATCTGTAATAAAATTTCTGAGCCTGACACTTGCAGCTGCCGCTTCGGCATGAGTGTCAATAAACGACTGGCCAAGGCTGCGGCAGAAAAATACCAGGATAAAGACAGGAACGGTTGAAACAAGACCCAGAGGAATGGAAACATAGGCAATGATGATAAAAAGAGCTATGATCTTTGTCAGATAGTACAGAGATTTAACAATGCCCTGCACAAACCATCCGGCAGTGATCTGCGAAAAAAGAACATTGCTCAGTTCTCCCGATGGTACTTCCGGATAGAGACGCGGAGGGATATGCAGAAAATGTCTGAAAATTTTTGTCTGCAAATCGCGCGTTGGATAAACCATGGCGCATTGGAATAAATTCAGGTCGGAAAGCAGATGGATGAAGAAACAAATTGTGGCCAGCAGGACAACCAGAAGACCATTTTTGAAAGGGGCCACCTGGGATGAAAGGTTTTCAAAACAAAAAACCATTAAAATATAAAATGGAATTTCCAGCAACGCGATCAAAAGCCAAGCGATCATCTGCCCGGAATACTTCTTGTGACACAAGCGAAACGCTTGCAGATAGATAGCAATCACTTCTCATCCTCCCTGCCTTTGCCGTCCTGCGCGAGAATGCCTGCATCTCATTCATCCGGCCTCTGAGGGCGCATCTTTGATCCGGATTCGGAATTATTCATCTGAAAGGCGAACAGCTCCTGAAAAGTCTCCGAAACGGCCAATTCCTGAGCCGATCCGTCAAGGACAAACCGCCCATCCGCCAGAACCACGATACGGGGAAACAGCTTCAGTGTGGAAAGACGATGCGTGACGCCGATCACCGTATAGTCAACCGCCAACAGGCGACGGTAGATGCGTTCCTCCGTTTCAGAATCCAGAGAGGCCGTGGCTTCATCCAGCACGAGAATATCAGGACCGGCCAGCAGGGCACGGACCAGAGCGATCCGGGCCTTTTCCCCGCCTGACACTTTTGCTCCATCCGGACCCAGACGGGTCTCCAGCCCTTCCGGGAGCGCGGCCACAAAATCCTCAAGCTGGGCCAGCCGGATGGCTTCTTCCAGTTTAGCGTCATCAACGACTGAGCCGTATGTGAGATTTTCACGCAGAGTGGTCTCAAACAGGTAAGGGTCCTGGGTGACAAAAGCCGTCCGCGCCCGCAGCGTCTTCGGGTCGGCCGCATGCGTGGGCACTCCGCCCAAGTATGCCGCGCCGCTGTCCGGCATGAGCAAGCCGGGCAGCATCCTGAGGACTGTGCTTTTGCCTTCACCGGAGCGACCGCAGATCATGATTTTTTCGCCTTCGGCAACGGACAGGGAAACATCTTGAAGCACCACCTTGCCACGCATTTTTTTGGTCACATCGACCCACGCGATGTCGTATCCTTCCGGCTTGAGGCCGTCCGCAGGCTCGGTCTCCTCTTCAATAAGCTCCATGAGCTCGCGCCAGGCCTGCAATCCAGAGGCGGATGAAAATCCGGCCTGATTGAGGGAAGTCAGCAAGCCCGTCAGGATTACGGCCAGAGTATACAAAGAGATGAATTCCGCCTGGCTTGTCTGCCCCGGTGCCGATACCGCCGCTGCAAAGAGGGCCAGGGCCGGCAGGAACACCCCGATGTATTCAGACACATCTCCCGATGCCAGCAACGTCTTGAACCAGACGTTAAAATTCGCCCAATGTGTCTGTGCAGCAGCTACGAAGCGCTGTTCAAAAACAGACTCCAGAGCGTTTTGTTTTATCTCCGGAAATCCACGATGCACGTCCGCAGCCAACGCACTCAAAGCGCGCTGACTTGCCGCTAGACGGGAATACAGACGAGCCTGTCTCTTGCGTAAAAGATAGAGCACGATAAAATACGTCGCCAGCAACACCAGAATGGCCAGACTCAGACGCAGACTGATGAAACACATGAGCAGAGCAAGACAAAATGATTGCAGGGCGATGATCAGCGGTTCGAGCATCATCATCATACCGTCGGCCGCGGATACGGCAATATTCGTCATTATGCTCAACAAATCGCCGGGACTGCGTTTTGAGAAATAGTCGAGGGGAAATGCAGCCACGCGCCGGACAAGAAAAGACTGAACCCGACTCAATACACGAGCCCGCATGATATAGCGCAACAGAGTGCGCTTGAGGATAGACAGAAAAATTATTCCGCCCACAAGAAAAAACACATCCATGC
Above is a window of Desulfomicrobium orale DSM 12838 DNA encoding:
- a CDS encoding DUF4198 domain-containing protein; translation: MKQKLVLFILLLTLLGANHASAHNFFVNITESMAHPPGSIVANIGWGHAMPMDDFLQGDMLDTYAIYDPGLKKMDFPFSPDTNKAAGGNEGKSTANFPGGKMLAGDAYARKVLFNENSPQGTYQIAASIKKTQFAVWTDQQGREKWGRKTLDQIKDAKEVKLCWRFQSFAKAFVPVGAWSEPKPVGHDLEMIPLTDLSKVRVGDEVEFKVLMLGQPLEADFSSGLPVLEAYGEQYGADGNYGLQGRISKGIAKIRVTAPGKWLATVRMRKPVTKEDGPAELVGKALEVGYNTTVTFFVRQ
- a CDS encoding TonB-dependent receptor plug domain-containing protein; amino-acid sequence: MRRGILALFLVLSFALQSFAAEVQGNPADKTQGKTVKLDDVVVTATKTEMKTSEAPASIDVLTSEDLAIKANADNIFDALKTIPGTTTLSTGGGMGWGDIKIRGFMPSILINGRDSRHFATNYGLDPGLVGMEGIERIEVLKGPQSTMHGGRAISGAVNIIMKKGDKDNPFLNIKSGFGSGKSLLGSMTTGGGVGNVSYIISLYGDKKDEFKTPKGKIPYGESDRKNFYTRLDYDFNDSHSLTLDYTYNEARHIGGGKGQWYKKLKAYDHKIWDGEALYQSVNLSYNGDFEDLFSLYLTSGIGENNYDYVYGYNGWGMTDLNDYLSRQNYTEMENKFFQNEIRGTLNLLPDEKLRIVAGVQHKTTKLDWLAIKNHKFSYRNKETETVYAPYGQVEYRPVDQILAIAGVRYDRYTYDESSSKSSTSPRFSLSYFPFANTNYDYTTLWASYTEAFNPPSAVQMLGNAFIDPNPDIKPEKAKGWEVGLKQRLSRWGNFEFSYFDTDYTDMLAVQSKYGMHRRFYNINKANVEGMEAKLEVFPTDWLSFYSSYSTQKREDKGKGKRLFGQPDEVLSYGVSIHDLKGFSADLSALRLGKYKNSSGYRYLGAYHPSNGKTILNFKALYKYSLTDNVVVEPYVTINNLTDEEYYEGATPGLAEGRNYQTGVALRVEF
- a CDS encoding class I SAM-dependent methyltransferase; its protein translation is MIYYNNPKNYDWFRQSGPFSYILKKEMNSVKLILDNIEYKSILDVGCGTGIYTSIIPKDKFYMGIDPDIEMYQFCLSKKIKCCNTSIENFIVEDKFDVVLFSGSFEFIENKFSAINKCAKILNKNGKIIIITPRRCMIGYIYAIFHNIMGDNVELYDDDMHLSSNIKLAFRRRVNFLVDVFMYVNI
- a CDS encoding polysaccharide deacetylase family protein; this translates as MKNMPVNKNIMTCDLEDWYHPSLIGADISQWDSFDSRILEPAEEILAIFRKNNCTATFFVLGHVAEKFPELIKKIHAEGHEIASHGYAHKLVYNQSPEEFRSDLQRSLKVLAELTGERIRGYRAPSWSARKEFEWFWRILAEEGIEYDSSLFPFKTFLYGDNEVPTCIHRYSVDQERTIVEIPPSVMHFSGKRIPFSGGFFLRTMPVIFVRYFIKNNNKYGKPVVVYFHPWEFDAEQPRIKMKYRDYFIQYANIKNMHGKIEKISKEFSFTSIKNYLSQNGELN
- a CDS encoding DUF2304 domain-containing protein, whose translation is MPFSVQICLIFLSIIMLLIVLKFISKRYMRIEISILWIISSISVFLVAVFEEKADQIACFFKVEYPPALFFALAISFIILILFYFSIEISKLKEKCSILNQEASLNRAFIEELEKKYNEEHAGK
- a CDS encoding glycosyltransferase family 2 protein, whose protein sequence is MKKIVIIPSYNEEKNIGKVIRGIRKNHRNLDVLVINDCSDDKTEEIAKYENAYVVNHVLRAGYGASLQTGYKYALHKNYDIVIQLDGDGQHDPEHISALVTEIERNHADLAIGSRFLEDSGYRMQLVRKIGLRFFQILIYLLTRRKITDPTSGYQALSKKVVHSYARNDFFPSDFPDADVLVYLIHSGARIKEIPVVMYENRQGKSIHSGIKPLYYIIKILLSLYIVHTRKYSR
- a CDS encoding ABC transporter ATP-binding protein; the protein is MIAIYLQAFRLCHKKYSGQMIAWLLIALLEIPFYILMVFCFENLSSQVAPFKNGLLVVLLATICFFIHLLSDLNLFQCAMVYPTRDLQTKIFRHFLHIPPRLYPEVPSGELSNVLFSQITAGWFVQGIVKSLYYLTKIIALFIIIAYVSIPLGLVSTVPVFILVFFCRSLGQSFIDTHAEAAAASVRLRNFITDTLNGILSIKLFNTSELHADRTRELSKIHNKCWLRADFLGEGVNTLSVSLPQLVIPLFFIFGGLLIGKGNISISQLVSMYIILNFLNNAISEAGILLGYAMNYGGQLKVILDFLEKEQEGEDAACINNGEIKFENIHFSYRDRESLLQDINFSIHSGEKTALVGGSGIGKSSLFSLLRGMHYPDSGRITIGGVEVTHKNAISLRENIASVSQGAYLFDADVLFNLTLGKEKDMDEIHNVLRLVGLRSFIKSLPDGLHTHLGPNGFSMSGGEKVRLCLARAMLMDRKMLLLDEFTANIDSIREEKIIDQILNQMEGKTIIIISHRLSSVCIFPRIIYIADGKIAADGSHDELLKLEGYRGLFGNQI
- a CDS encoding ABC transporter ATP-binding protein, yielding MDRNLLRKVFIMFYLPDWRWYLALFSVIAGILALYTELPGKLEHLSALAFTGDPSFSLLPASMDVFFLVGGIIFLSILKRTLLRYIMRARVLSRVQSFLVRRVAAFPLDYFSKRSPGDLLSIMTNIAVSAADGMMMMLEPLIIALQSFCLALLMCFISLRLSLAILVLLATYFIVLYLLRKRQARLYSRLAASQRALSALAADVHRGFPEIKQNALESVFEQRFVAAAQTHWANFNVWFKTLLASGDVSEYIGVFLPALALFAAAVSAPGQTSQAEFISLYTLAVILTGLLTSLNQAGFSSASGLQAWRELMELIEEETEPADGLKPEGYDIAWVDVTKKMRGKVVLQDVSLSVAEGEKIMICGRSGEGKSTVLRMLPGLLMPDSGAAYLGGVPTHAADPKTLRARTAFVTQDPYLFETTLRENLTYGSVVDDAKLEEAIRLAQLEDFVAALPEGLETRLGPDGAKVSGGEKARIALVRALLAGPDILVLDEATASLDSETEERIYRRLLAVDYTVIGVTHRLSTLKLFPRIVVLADGRFVLDGSAQELAVSETFQELFAFQMNNSESGSKMRPQRPDE